Proteins found in one Arachis stenosperma cultivar V10309 chromosome 8, arast.V10309.gnm1.PFL2, whole genome shotgun sequence genomic segment:
- the LOC130946435 gene encoding LOW QUALITY PROTEIN: cyclin-D5-1-like (The sequence of the model RefSeq protein was modified relative to this genomic sequence to represent the inferred CDS: deleted 1 base in 1 codon), translating to MKNRTRNMDDLSSCNLLCEEEETFLELERDEEYSAFQSGMDHQGVSENEDLGVLLEREIRIGFRKDETFVFEDWMKRSRTDAINWILKTRATLGFRFQTAYLSVTYFDRFLSKRSIDSEKEWAIRLLSIACLSLASKMEECSVPELSVFQSKDYCFESKVIRRMEILVLTTLDWNMSIITPYDFLPYFITKFCNQPPPTTTFSKTMQLIFTTIKEVSIMDHKPSVVAAAATLVSLDQQLTIEAVELKISSIPQHRFLDPKDVFSCYNLIQRLQEENNTRRDNNVLHTPSPSTIDMIESSLITSSAAVTKRRRLSFNDDQSSEGKGLD from the exons ATGAAGAACAGAACCAGAAACATGGACGATCTGTCTTCGTGCAACCTTCtttgtgaagaagaagaaacattTTTGGAATTGGAAAGAGATGAAGAATACTCTGCCTTTCAATCAGGAATGGATCATCAAGGTGTTTCAGAGAATGAGGATTTGGGGGTTCTGCTTGAGAGAGAGATCCGTATTGGGTTCCGAAAAGATGAGACTTTTGTGTTTGAGGATTGGATGAAACGTTCCCGCACAGATGCAATCAATTGGATTCTCAAA ACAAGAGCAACATTGGGATTTCGCTTTCAAACGGCTTATTTGTCTGTCACATATTTCGATCGGTTCCTTTCCAAGCGGTCCATTGAT AGTGAAAAGGAGTGGGCAATCCGGTTACTATCAATTGCATGCCTTTCTTTGGCTTCAAAGATGGAAGAATGCAGTGTGCCTGAGTTATCAGTGTTTCAGTCAAAAGATTACTGCTTTGAGAGCAAAGTGATTAGG AGAATGGAGATTTTGGTGCTAACCACATTGGATTGGAATATGAGCATTATAACCCCCTATGATTTCCTTCCTTATTTCATCACAAAGTTCTGCAATCAACCCCCACCAACTACCACTTTTTCCAAGACCATGCAACTCATCTTCACCACAATCAAAG AGGTGAGCATAATGGATCACAAACCATCTGTTGTTGCAGCTGCAGCTACTTTGGTGTCATTGGATCAGCAACTAACCATAGAAGCTGTAGAGTTGAAGATTAGTTCAATTCCTCAACATAGGTTTCTTGATCCT AAAGATGTATTTTCCTGCTACAATCTAATTCAAAGATTACAAGAGGAGAATAATACAAGAAGAGACAATAACGTTTTGCATACGcctagtccttcaacaattgaCATGATAGAGAGCTCTCTAATTACTTCTTCTGCTGCTGTCACAAAGAGGAGAAGACTCTCATTTAATGATGATCAAAGTTCTGAAGGGAAGGGACTTGACTAG
- the LOC130944376 gene encoding calcium-transporting ATPase 1, translated as MENYLNENFGEVKAKNSSEEALQRWRKLCWLVKNRKRRFRFTANLSKRFEAEAIRRSNQEKFRVAVLVSQAALQFIHGLSLSSEYTVPEEVKAAGFEICADELGSIVEGRDVKKLKIHGGVEGIANKLDTSVNDGISTSEHILQKRKDIYGINKFTESPPQGFWVYVWEALQDTTLMILAVCALVSLVVGIVMEGWPKGAHDGLGIVASILLVVFVTATSDYRQSLQFKDLDKEKKKIVVQVTRNGCRQKLSIYDLLPGDIVHLNIGDQVPADGLFVSGFSLLINESSLTGESEPVNVSNLNPFLLSGTKVQDGSCKMLVTTVGMRTQWGKLMATLSEGGDDETPLQVKLNGVATIIGKIGLFFAVVTFSVLVQGLFSRKLREGSQWTWSGDDAMEIVEFFAIAVTIVVVAVPEGLPLAVTLSLAFAMKKMMNDKALVRNLAACETMGSATTICSDKTGTLTTNHMTVVKACICGKIKEVKGSKVPSDFSSDIPDSAVAILLQSIFNNTGGEVVKNMDEKVEILGSPTETALLEFGLSLGGDFHKERQAVKLVKIEPFNSLKKRMGVVLQLPEGSFRAHCKGASEIILAACEKVVNSNGEVVPLEEDSINYLKDTIEKFADEALRTLCLAYVDIDDHFSVETPIPNRGYTCIGIVGIKDPVRPGVRESVAICRSAGVTVRMVTGDNINTAKAIARECGILTDGIAIEGPEFREKSEEELLKIIPKLQVMARSSPMDKHSLVKQLRTTFEEVVSVTGDGTNDAPALHEADIGLAMGISGTEVAKESADVIILDDNFSTIVTVAKWGRSVYINIQKFVQFQLTVNIVALIVNFSSACLTGNAPLTAVQLLWVNMIMDTLGALALATEPPTDDLMKRPPVGRKGNFISNVMWRNISGQSVYQFVVLWFLQTRGKAAFHLDGPDSELILNTLIFNSFVFCQVFNEISSRDMEKINVFEGILKNYVFVAVLTCTVIFQIIIVEFLGTFANTSPLTLKQWFGSVFFGVLGMPIAAALKMIPVGST; from the exons GAGAAATTCAGAGTTGCAGTGTTGGTATCGCAAGCTGCTCTTCAGTTTATCCATG GTTTAAGTTTGTCAAGTGAGTACACTGTACCAGAGGAAGTTAAAGCTGCAGGTTTTGAAATCTGCGCCGATGAGCTAGGATCAATTGTAGAAGGACGCGATGTGAAGAAATTGAAAATTCATGGTGGGGTTGAAGGAATTGCTAACAAACTCGATACCTCTGTCAATGATGGCATATCAACATCTGAGCACATTCTGCAAAAGAGGAAAGATATTTATGGAATTAATAAATTCACGGAAAGCCCACCCCAGGGATTTTGGGTTTATGTATGGGAAGCCCTTCAAGATACAACTCTTATGATACTTGCTGTATGTGCTTTGGTCTCTTTGGTGGTTGGAATAGTCATGGAAGGATGGCCCAAGGGTGCACATGACGGACTTGGTATTGTTGCAAGCATATTGCTTGTGGTGTTTGTTACTGCCACTAGTGATTACAGACAATCCTTGCAGTTTAAGGATCTagataaagagaagaaaaaaattgtgGTGCAGGTCACACGAAATGGTTGTAGACAGAAGCTTTCAATATATGATTTACTTCCTGGGGATATTGTACATCTTAATATTGGAGACCAGGTCCCTGCTGATGGGCTTTTTGTCTCTGGTTTCTCTCTGTTAATAAATGAATCAAGTTTGACTGGAGAGAGTGAACCAGTGAATGTCAGTAACCTAAATCCTTTTCTTCTCTCAGGAACCAAAGTTCAGGATGGATCGTGCAAGATGCTTGTGACAACTGTTGGAATGAGAACCCAGTGGGGTAAACTAATGGCTACTCTAAGTGAAGGGGGAGATGATGAAACTCCACTGCAGGTTAAACTCAATGGTGTAGCTACTATTATTGGGAAAATTGGCCTTTTTTTTGCTGTTGTGACTTTTTCTGTGTTGGTCCAAGGACTGTTCAGCCGCAAGCTGCGAGAAGGATCCCAGTGGACATGGTCTGGTGATGATGCCATGGAAATTGTGGAGTTCTTTGCTATTGCAGTTACTATTGTTGTCGTTGCTGTCCCAGAAGGTTTACCTTTAGCTGTTACATTGAGTCTTGCTTTTGCCATGAAAAAGATGATGAATGATAAGGCACTTGTTCGTAATTTGGCTGCTTGTGAGACAATGGGCTCTGCCACTACTATCTGCAGTGACAAGACTGGCACACTAACTACTAACCATATGACTGTTGTAAAAGCTTGCATATGTGGGAAGATTAAAGAAGTAAAGGGCTCTAAAGTGCCTTCTGATTTCTCATCTGATATTCCTGATTCTGCTGTGGCAATTTTACTTCAATCAATATTTAACAACACTGGGGGAGAAGTTGTAAAGAACATGGATGAGAAGGTTGAGATTCTGGGATCCCCGACAGAGACTGCACTCTTGGAATTTGGGCTGTCACTTGGAGGTGATTTCCACAAGGAGCGACAAGCAGTGAAACTTGTAAAAATTGAACCATTTAACTCTCTAAAGAAGCGCATGGGAGTGGTTCTACAGCTTCCTGAAGGTAGCTTCAGAGCACATTGCAAAGGTGCATCTGAAATAATTCTTGCTGCATGTGAAAAGGTTGTGAACTCAAATGGTGAGGTTGTTCCTCTTGAAGAAGACTCTATCAATTACTTGAAGGATACGATCGAAAAATTTGCTGATGAAGCTCTCCGGACCCTTTGCCTTGCATATGTGGATATTGATGATCATTTTTCAGTTGAGACTCCTATCCCCAATAGAGGTTACACATGTATAGGAATTGTGGGTATTAAAGATCCTGTTCGTCCTGGAGTTCGAGAGTCTGTTGCCATTTGTAGGTCAGCTGGTGTTACTGTTAGGATGGTTACTGGAGACAACATAAACACTGCAAAGGCTATTGCTAGAGAATGTGGAATTTTAACGGATGGAATTGCAATTGAAGGCCCTGAGTTCCGTGaaaagagtgaagaagaattgcTTAAAATAATTCCAAAACTTCAG GTGATGGCTCGATCTTCTCCCATGGATAAGCATTCGCTGGTGAAACAATTGAGGACAACGTTTGAAGAGGTTGTTTCAGTTACCGGTGATGGTACAAATGACGCGCCTGCACTTCATGAAGCAGATATTGGGCTTGCAATGGGCATTTCCGGAACTGAG GTGGCAAAAGAAAGCGCTGATGTCATAATACTGGATGATAATTTTTCAACTATTGTGACTGTGGCCAAATGGGGCCGATCTGTCTACATAAACATACAGAAATTTGTGCAGTTCCAGCTAACTGTAAACATTGTTGCTTTGATTGTCAACTTCTCGTCTGCCTGTTTGACTG GAAATGCTCCCCTCACTGCTGTTCAACTTCTATGGGTCAACATGATTATGGACACTCTTGGAGCACTTGCTCTAGCCACTGAACCTCCTACTGATGATTTGATGAAAAGACCACCTGTCGGTAGGAAAGGAAACTTTATCAGTAATGTGATGTGGAGGAATATCTCGGGGCAGTCTGTATATCAGTTTGTTGTACTTTGGTTCCTCCAGACAAGAGGAAAAGCAGCTTTTCATCTTGATGGACCAGATTCAGAATTGATATTGAATACACTCATTTTCAACTCATTTGTGTTCTGTCAG GTTTTCAATGAGATCAGTTCCAGAGATATGGAGAAGATTAATGTTTTTGAAGGTATATTGAAGAATTATGTGTTTGTAGCGGTCCTCACTTGCACTGTCATCTTCCAAATCATAATTGTCGAATTTTTGGGCACCTTTGCAAACACCTCCCCACTTACCTTGAAGCAGTGGTTTGGTAGTGTTTTCTTTGGAGTCCTTGGAATGCCAATTGCAGCAGCTTTAAAAATGATACCTGTGGGATCTACCTAA